The Cronobacter sakazakii genome has a window encoding:
- a CDS encoding EAL and HDOD domain-containing protein, with protein sequence MYSFIARQPIFDASLNTVAYELLYRDGLTNAFPPVTPEFATSQLLADHFLVTPLQRLSGKHTSFINFPYEMIVNGLAQSLPRQNVVIEILENSVPDNALFTTVRAMYEEGYCFALDDFTLESEWSRFLPYISVIKFDIQSTSVEQINAFLKAHPNLRCKLLAEKVERREELEQYQKLGFHLFQGYFYSKPELIKTKKLPEQKVFILELIREVNAARPDMAKIEKLISRDVAITYKLMRYVNNIKYQHNYHANAESLPFRSIFAFLGLYELKRFITILAVTHISDPSVSELYNVSLVYGRFCELAAHRIGGVSEDDAFIAGLFSRLDAIMDIPMDALLEQIYVSKEVKKALINREGVPGTLVRLCEAFERADWPQVVEVAQELNLSERDIIDMTHEAVKWGDTII encoded by the coding sequence ATGTATTCCTTCATAGCGCGACAGCCTATCTTTGATGCGTCGCTGAACACGGTGGCTTACGAGCTACTCTACCGGGACGGGTTGACGAACGCCTTTCCGCCCGTAACCCCCGAGTTCGCCACCAGCCAGCTGCTTGCCGATCATTTTCTGGTCACGCCGTTACAGCGTTTGTCCGGGAAACATACGTCGTTTATCAATTTCCCGTATGAAATGATCGTCAACGGGCTGGCGCAGTCGCTGCCGCGCCAGAATGTCGTGATTGAAATTCTTGAGAATAGCGTGCCGGATAACGCGCTGTTTACCACCGTGCGCGCGATGTATGAGGAGGGGTATTGCTTCGCGCTGGATGATTTTACGCTGGAGAGCGAATGGAGCCGCTTTCTGCCTTACATCAGCGTCATTAAATTTGATATTCAGTCCACAAGCGTTGAACAAATCAACGCGTTCCTGAAAGCGCACCCGAACCTGCGCTGCAAACTGCTGGCTGAAAAAGTCGAGCGGCGTGAAGAGCTGGAACAGTACCAGAAACTCGGTTTTCATCTTTTTCAGGGCTATTTTTACAGCAAGCCAGAACTCATTAAGACGAAAAAGCTGCCTGAACAAAAAGTCTTTATTCTTGAGCTTATCCGCGAAGTTAACGCGGCGCGCCCGGATATGGCGAAGATCGAAAAGCTGATTAGCCGCGACGTGGCGATCACCTATAAACTGATGCGCTACGTCAACAACATCAAATATCAGCATAACTACCACGCCAACGCCGAATCGCTGCCGTTTCGCAGCATTTTCGCGTTTCTTGGGCTCTATGAACTGAAAAGATTCATTACTATCCTCGCGGTTACGCACATCAGCGATCCGTCGGTAAGTGAACTGTACAACGTCAGCCTGGTGTACGGCCGCTTTTGCGAACTGGCGGCGCACCGTATCGGCGGCGTGAGCGAGGACGACGCGTTTATTGCCGGGCTGTTCTCGCGCCTCGACGCGATTATGGATATCCCCATGGATGCGCTGCTTGAGCAAATCTACGTCTCGAAGGAAGTCAAAAAAGCGCTGATCAACCGTGAGGGCGTTCCGGGTACGCTGGTCCGTCTGTGCGAAGCGTTCGAGCGTGCCGACTGGCCACAGGTGGTAGAAGTGGCGCAGGAGCTTAATCTTAGCGAGCGGGATATCATTGATATGACGCACGAAGCGGTGAAATGGGGCGACACTATCATCTGA